The genomic DNA TTAAAATGgaattagataatttaaaaagtgttcTCAAACAACATATCTTGTTGACAAGTAAACCACTCCAATTTAATCACAAAcctctattaaataaattagtcactgatgatgatgataatttgaatgaaattgaaTATATGGACACCAACGAAAATAGTTTATCTGATAATACATTAGATCACTCTGAAATGCGACAAGAGTCGAATTTGGAGGTATCTCAGTATGGTTTAGTTCTTTCACCAATTGATAACGACTTGTTATTCGGGACAAGTCAATCGTCGACAGAAAGAGACTTACACAACATGATAAAGGATAATAAGGCGCAAATTTCTTTTCCCAAAATACATAGtgaaagtattttacaaaacttgGAAGAAACAGAAATTCCTACTGAGGCAAATACACAGTCATGTGCACAAGAAATATGTGAAGATGGGAATGATGCTAGCAACCCGGAAAATAGTGAGGTGGATGACGAACCGGTGAaagttattaaactaaaaagGACAAAAAGGAAACGATTGAGTAAGTTAGACAagttgaaaaaggttttaaaaccaaaacacaaaataagatcaaaaacaCCAACAATATTCAAATCGCAACTTAAGTCCAAACCGCACAATTTACCTGATAAGAAGATCAGCAAGAACGAAACTTCAGCATCTCTTAATGATAAAGCTGTTTATGAAAAAGCCGTTAAAATAATGGCAGAATTAAATTCGAAACAAAACTCTCAAACTCGTAAGGACCCTATTAAAGAATCCTTATCTTCAAGTGAAATATCTCCGAAGattgaaaacattcaaatcggtgATGGAGCGCCTCCAAAATCGAATATAAAAGAGCCCATTAAAGACTCCTCATCCGTAAGTGACTCATGTCCAAAGAAAACACTTACGGATAACATTCAAATCGATTCTCAAACACTGCCAAAAGACTCCTTATCTACAAGTGAAACTTCTTCAAAGAAAACAGAAAACAGTCAAACTGGTAATCAAATACCTCCAAAAACAACCCAAAAAGACCTGAAAAATTATTTGTCGACAAGTGAATCTTCCGTGAAGAAAACATTGACGGATAACAGTCAAATTGGTAACGGAACACCTCCAGCAACAATTCAAAAAGACCTTATTAAAGACTCCTTAACCACAAGTGAATTTTCTCAGAAGAAAACACTAATGGACATCAGTCAAATTGATAATCAAACACctctaaaaataacacaaaaagatcCTGCTAAAACCTCCTTATTTACAAGTGAGTCTTCTCCCAAGCAAACAACAATGGACAATTGTCAAATCGGTAATGGAACACTTCCTAAAGCAACTCAAAAAGATCCAATTAAAGAGTCCTTATCCAGAAGTGAATCTTCTCTGAAGAAAACAATAATGGACAACAGTCAAATTGGTAACGGAACACCTCCAAAGACAGCTAAAAAAGAACCTGTTAAAGACTCTTTATCCACCAATTTGTCTTCTCCGACAACACTTATGGAGAACAGTCAAACCGATAATCAAACACCTCAACAAGACCCCATTAAAGAGTCTTTATTTACAAGTGAATCTTCTCCTAACAAAACACTAACAAACAACAGTCAAATTGGTAACCTAACAGCGCCAAAAACAACTCAAAAATCGTCTCTTATAGAGTCCTTATTTGGAAGTGAATCTTCTCCGAAGAAAACACTAACAAACAACAGTCAAATTGGTAACTTAACATctcaaaaaacaacaaaaaaatcctcTCTCTTAGAGTTCTTATTTACAAGTGAACCTTCTCCAAAGAAAACTTTAACGGAAAACAGTCAGACCGATAATCGAACACCTCTAacatcaacacaaaaataccCTATTAAAGAGTCCTTATTTACAAGTGAATCTTCTCTGAAGAAAACACTAACAAACAACAGTGAAATTGGTAACCGAACACCTCCAAAAACAACTCGAAAATCCTCTTTTATAGAGTCATTATTTACAAGTGAACCTTCTCCAAAGAATACTTCAACGGATAACAGTCAGACTGATACTCGACCAACTCCAAAATCAACTCAAAAAGACCTTACTAAAGAGTCCTTATTTACAAGTGAATCTTCTCCGAAGAAAACTTTAACGGCCGACAGTCAAATCGGTCATCGAACACCTCCAAACGCTATTCAAAAAGGCATCTTATCCACAAGTGAAACATCTTCGAGGAAAACACTTACAAACAACAATCAAATCGGTAATCGGGCATCCCAAAGAACAAGTCGAAAAGAAACTATTAAAGAGCTCTTATCCACTAATGAAATATCTCCGAAGACGGACAAAATTCAAATCGGTCATCAAAAAACTAATGAAGCCGCTCCCGAATTAAAACCAATTTCAAAAACACTAGTATCTTCGGCTAGAGCAAAAATTGACTTGTTTTCAAACGATAAGCAGCCTGAGGACAATGTTAGAAGTACTGATATACTTACATCTCCAACAAGCCAGATCGCCACTAGAAGTAAAAGTAAGCCGTGTTTTGTCGTATTAACAAAGTCACCTGTTGCTCTTCCTGCTCAACAAACGAAAACTTCTGAACAAGTTCaagataaacaaaaagttaatgTGGAAAGCGAAATACAAAGTCCGCAAGTTTCAAGAAAACGTCGAAACAACTCGGACTTTGAACCTGAAATACAATGTAAAAGAATATTGCGCAGTTCGACGGCTCAGAAGAGATCGAGCACAGAAAATAAAGAAGTGTCTAATGCaactaacaataataaatctatGGATATTCGTAGTCCTAGAAAATTAGATATGAACACTACAAATGAAGAGGACTCCATGAAACCATGGAAGAATATCAATCATGATATTGCCATAAGCTATGAAGACTTAGATCTATTTTCTGATGATGTGCAGTCTGAGGACGTCAAATGCCAGGAAAAAGTGCCACTAAATAACGCCAATGATTTCCATccaaaacaaagtattttatgtagCATGATAGATAAATATGGGGTGGCAAAAGTAAGAAATTTTGCCAAGAAAGCACCAGGTATGTCTTAAACTTTTTTGGAGTTTTATCTATAAGATGccattgtaatttaaaatattaatcattttacttttttttctacagATGCTGCCGCAGTAAAAATGGTTTCTGATAAAATGGagcaatatataaattatatcataGAAAGTTCACCTGCAGAGTCTAAAATTGTTATGGATAAGTTTGTTACTGATTTGAAAAAAGTTAATCACAAACACTTTCTTGCGGGGttgatgaaatatttaactaaacCAGATAGAAAAATggaattattttcaaaagtgGTCACAGCCCCAGCTCCGCCCATGACTAAAGCCGAACAAATTCTTATCTATGTGATATTAAATCTGAAAAGAAATTGGCCGTCAATAGACATTGTTGATGCTATTTTAACCAACATTGAATATACTTTATTCAAATTGAACCGAACTCCAGATTTTGGTGTGGTGGAAAGTGCGTCACATTTCTATGCAATTCTGTGTAGATACTTTAGAGCAAAGAGTCGTTTGcgtctttttattttggatgCTATGTATTGTACTCAGTTCAAATCTATCAGACTTATTATGCAATGCTTAGACGTGTGGTCGCACATAATACCATTAGCGCATATGGGAATTGGTAAGTATTTAGAATGCAGATTCATATTAATCCGGTTATGGGgatgtaaataattgtaatactacaaaaatattttttattttttttcagcaaaGTGCCCATTGGTGACCTGTTTAGTTTATCTTCTCCACTTTTACAAATGCAATGATAAGCTAAACAATATACAGGTTATAAGGAAGATTTTAAGCGAaagatatttctataaaataacggATTGGAATGAGACCAAAATTGTAGAAATGTTTAGACATGCTATCAAGGAATTAAAAGGTAACTTAAATTTTTTGACTCAATTAAATTTACCATACTTATAGTAAGACATTGCGAGATAAATTTTATGTCTAAGTAAGTGGGCCAGAGATAGCcacaaataagtatttatttgtgtaattgaTTGTTTGCTTGAATTTTACAGATGTACCAATAGACAGGAAAATGTTACGTTTAGCTTTGATTATTCTTGCTAAACGGCAGGGTCCGAAATGGTgtcaaaatcatattataaagaATTTACTTCTTCCGATGATAGAAAAGCCCAATGTTCCCGAAAATGTCAAGGAGTTCTGTGTATCTATGATTGGGCCACTGATGAAACCTTATCCAGCTGATATGAAAGTTAACTGCGAAATTGTTATGAACAAACTTTCTGATATGCTTAACCAGGAACGTAAGTATTTGAAACAAACCGGTGATTGTTTGCTTCGCACTACTAGGGTTCCGTAGAAACCTGAAGTTCAAGACAAGTCCTGAATTTTAAcataaacagacagacagacagacgaaccGACATGAAAAGTTTTTCCCTTACGtggtatggaaccctaaaaaaagcacaaaaatatgactttcattttaatcgatttttaaccatagaaaatgtttaatttcagaGTCACAGGCAATGGAGGAAGCTATCATCACAAGCATGGTTTTCATCAACAGACATAACCAAATGAGTATCAATAAAGTACTTTTGTCGCGTAAAATGAAACCTTTTTCAGCGGAATTAGAAGAAATATTACGCGAATATGTAAGAGCGATACCTTTGAAAGTTTGGGAAAGGAATATATCGCAAATAGTTCATAgcagtaaatataattaatatagatACTCCCAGTGTCTATAGAACTTGAAGTTCCCACCCTTGTGACCTCAACTCAGTCTACTGAGGTTTTAACCAGTATATTgaggttttatttgttcttaACAAGCCTGTTTTAAATTGCGACTTATACTGTTCTCTGTAAGTAAAGAATTGATATAGTTTAGTTAGAtaagttatttagttttgtGATTTATGTTTCAAagaaatagtttagttttaaacttgGTAAATATCGTAAGTACCAGTACTATAGTTAAGCTAAAAGCTCACCGCTGTGGACGTGACACAAGTTAAGCTACTTTCATattgaaaattgtataaaagCCATTTCAAGTTCAATTTTGTCAGTGTGTTTTGGAAAGGAAacttagcaataataatataatatcatctTCACTCTGTTTGTGGTACAAATCAAGTTCGAATTTTATTGTGGTTCGTAGCTAATCGCTATAATTAACTGTATTAATAACTAAGCGGCATAACTAATGTATATAAATCATCTGTCACATGTTATAGGGTTAGATCCCAACTTGGGTCAAAGTACTgtgatctaaaaatatttattttaagtcggTTTTAGGCATAAGTGATGCCAGATTCTAATCTGCTATGATGCACTaccctatttttattaaagtgttCGTCTAATAAGTATGTAATTGTGAATATCTATGTTTCTTACAAGAAGAACCGTTAATTTAACCTCGGAAACCtttaattatacctacattaagAGTACTACTATAAGTGTAGACAGGTTTTATTACTGACcgtattataacattaatatatttttaacatttaatatgtaGTTAGACGACTAGGATAGGGCTGCGCCCATGCAAGGCTATAATAGTTAATGGCGGGTGACTAATGAATAACTTATTATAGCCTGAtaggtttttaatgtttagtcagtgtcaaagaaatataaatgtcTAGGATATATTACACGATCTCATGAAactaattcattaaaatataagttaaggggtaaaatataaaaagccgAGGCCTAGGGGTAACAAGACAGCATATTGTGTCTTGAAAATTTCTTATTTAGATACCTGTAAATATCTTAAGTTAGGCAAAGAatgtaaattcaaaatttgtGAGAGATCACTGATTCTTCTGTGACTATGTTTATAGTAAATAAAAGTCAATATTTCACATTCAGAGTTTTAATTGTTGCAATGCATATTGTTGCTGTGACTTATCTAAATCacctataatttatattgatgtGTGAATGTGCAAATTTAAAGCAATCATGTTTTTAGATGGAGTAACCTGATCTTCTAAGTTGTCTTGTTgacttgattgattgatgaGCAAATTATGAAACCACTTTCCTTGGAGAGGAAGTTCTTTGTCGTATGAATGTcatgatgtttatttttcaatgttaagaaatgtacttattattttactatttattactaaggtataatacataaataatgtctaAAAGATACTAATAATTGGTCTTGTATTTCTTAATTTCAACCATAATGACGTGAATATTGACTAATTGAGTTCGTGCATTAGGAGTTAGCAGTTTTGCAAACTTGTGGTAGTATTGCACGAAGTTCGTAAGGGCCATTTGCAATAAGCCAGAACCAGTTACAAGATTTGGGAAGGATATAAGAACTTCTCGGTGAATTTCCTCTAAGCTTTGTTTCCAGCCCGAACTAAAGGATGCAACCAAGGAGAGAGACTTTCTTTCTAAATTAGCTAATTCTGTTTTCTTGTCAGAGTCTAGTAATTGTTCTCCTTCCTTTACAAATTGAATCATGCCTCCAAAATGTGGACTTAATATTTCTTCAACATATTCTGAACTCCTGGCCTGCAGTTGTTCTCTAAAGCTCTCAGCCTCTTTGGTGTTGTCGCGAGTCCTTTCCATTAATATGCTTAGGACCATGTCATAGTTATTAATGA from Trichoplusia ni isolate ovarian cell line Hi5 chromosome 4, tn1, whole genome shotgun sequence includes the following:
- the LOC113493494 gene encoding uncharacterized protein LOC113493494; the protein is MTTAYDESVIEFDLNYLNQDSNGTPIANKADKNKYEKQKRNISIMKKKIIATDALITKYYTKKQMLFDAEKNLAGTKEECKQICLDYRQALEKCSVLETERQTVQTAYKTVEERCGQLENQCAAFQSHIHQLQQLIKEKDTALESLRTEKKKTYVKEVDKKAVYTRDRERTSLNKDIKLFTELVKKILGKKRLKGRYNELLRKYEISSDGNASDTSDVFEEPFSPPFSPVTKKPSNTATDSECDYSVDTGRGSSLGSDNDKFILSPDCFIEDNPRSSVTIENRSKIKVANVATSPIIFEDVVEEPSLPLILDDEELESSKNESSNIESQLNMVDRCLSPIRINKRSVCTSPMELETVVQIQIENEFESKDASTMTNQTLPLITIDRSVSPINISSGVSVFTSPMKHFTREIATSPEIINENIIENESTQENNQKECLELNNSNNMRRDNNADFEIEMILNSMQMSHGIITPIPKTPSRSRYTESRNVPSRLSSVSSHPRLFEGGFLETVDEYSRVEELKMELDNLKSVLKQHILLTSKPLQFNHKPLLNKLVTDDDDNLNEIEYMDTNENSLSDNTLDHSEMRQESNLEVSQYGLVLSPIDNDLLFGTSQSSTERDLHNMIKDNKAQISFPKIHSESILQNLEETEIPTEANTQSCAQEICEDGNDASNPENSEVDDEPVKVIKLKRTKRKRLSKLDKLKKVLKPKHKIRSKTPTIFKSQLKSKPHNLPDKKISKNETSASLNDKAVYEKAVKIMAELNSKQNSQTRKDPIKESLSSSEISPKIENIQIGDGAPPKSNIKEPIKDSSSVSDSCPKKTLTDNIQIDSQTLPKDSLSTSETSSKKTENSQTGNQIPPKTTQKDLKNYLSTSESSVKKTLTDNSQIGNGTPPATIQKDLIKDSLTTSEFSQKKTLMDISQIDNQTPLKITQKDPAKTSLFTSESSPKQTTMDNCQIGNGTLPKATQKDPIKESLSRSESSLKKTIMDNSQIGNGTPPKTAKKEPVKDSLSTNLSSPTTLMENSQTDNQTPQQDPIKESLFTSESSPNKTLTNNSQIGNLTAPKTTQKSSLIESLFGSESSPKKTLTNNSQIGNLTSQKTTKKSSLLEFLFTSEPSPKKTLTENSQTDNRTPLTSTQKYPIKESLFTSESSLKKTLTNNSEIGNRTPPKTTRKSSFIESLFTSEPSPKNTSTDNSQTDTRPTPKSTQKDLTKESLFTSESSPKKTLTADSQIGHRTPPNAIQKGILSTSETSSRKTLTNNNQIGNRASQRTSRKETIKELLSTNEISPKTDKIQIGHQKTNEAAPELKPISKTLVSSARAKIDLFSNDKQPEDNVRSTDILTSPTSQIATRSKSKPCFVVLTKSPVALPAQQTKTSEQVQDKQKVNVESEIQSPQVSRKRRNNSDFEPEIQCKRILRSSTAQKRSSTENKEVSNATNNNKSMDIRSPRKLDMNTTNEEDSMKPWKNINHDIAISYEDLDLFSDDVQSEDVKCQEKVPLNNANDFHPKQSILCSMIDKYGVAKVRNFAKKAPDAAAVKMVSDKMEQYINYIIESSPAESKIVMDKFVTDLKKVNHKHFLAGLMKYLTKPDRKMELFSKVVTAPAPPMTKAEQILIYVILNLKRNWPSIDIVDAILTNIEYTLFKLNRTPDFGVVESASHFYAILCRYFRAKSRLRLFILDAMYCTQFKSIRLIMQCLDVWSHIIPLAHMGIAKCPLVTCLVYLLHFYKCNDKLNNIQVIRKILSERYFYKITDWNETKIVEMFRHAIKELKDVPIDRKMLRLALIILAKRQGPKWCQNHIIKNLLLPMIEKPNVPENVKEFCVSMIGPLMKPYPADMKVNCEIVMNKLSDMLNQEQSQAMEEAIITSMVFINRHNQMSINKVLLSRKMKPFSAELEEILREYVRAIPLKVWERNISQIVHSSKYN